In Oncorhynchus keta strain PuntledgeMale-10-30-2019 chromosome 19, Oket_V2, whole genome shotgun sequence, a single genomic region encodes these proteins:
- the LOC127909094 gene encoding uncharacterized protein LOC127909094 isoform X11: MWTQGVKCSTGMLAHVDSRCQVFHRDAGPCGLKVSSVPQGCWPMWTQGVKCSTGMLAHVDSRCQVFHRDAGPCGLKVSSVPQGCWPMWTQQGVKCSTGMLAHVDSRCQVFHRDAGPCGLNKVSSVPQGCWPMWTQQGVKCSTGMLAHVDSRCQVFHRDAGLCGLNKVSSVPQGCWPMWTQGVKCSTGMLAHVDSRCQVFHRDAGPCGLKVSSVPQGCWPMWTQGVKCSTGMLAHVDSRCQVFHRDAGPCGLKVSSVPQGCWPMWTQGVKCSTGMLAYVDSTRCQVFHRDAGLCGLNKVSSVPQGCWPMWTQQGVKCSTGMLAHVDSTRCQVFHRDAGPCGLNKVSSVPQGCWPMWTQQGVKCSTGMLAHVDSTRCQVFHRDAGPCGLKVSSVPQGCWPMWTQGVKCSTGMLAHVDSRCQVFHRDAGPCGLNKVSSVPQGCWPMWTQQGVKCSTGMLAHVDSRCQVFHRDAGPCGLKVSSVPQGCWPMWTQGVKCSTGMLAHVDSTRCQVFHRDAGLCGLQCFPQLSSRLDVFWLGDYSRGSVEHEEPSSGAVLDTQPGAPGTYSRTPFKGHLNINPLNGTHIISRFKQTLTSPLQPVI; encoded by the exons atgtggactcaag gtgtcaagtgttccacagggatgctggcccatgtggactcaaggtgtcaagtgttccacagggatgctggcccatgtggactcaaggtgtcaagtgttccacagggatgctggcccatgtggactcaaggtgtcaagtgttccacagggatgctggcccatgtggactcaaggtgtcaagtgttccacagggatgctggcccatgtggactcaaggtgtcaagtgttccacagggatgctggcctatgtggactcaacaaggtgtcaagtgttccacagggatgctggcccatgtggactcaaggtgtcaagtgttccacagggatgctggcccatgtggactcaacaaggtgtcaagtgttccacagggatgctggcctatgtggactcaacaaggtgtcaagtgttccacagggatgctggcccatgtggactcaaggtgtcaagtgttccacagggatgctggcctatgtggactcaacaaggtgtcaagtgttccacagggatgctggcccatgtggactcaaggtgtcaagtgttccacagggatgctggcccatgtggactcaag gtgtcaagtgttccacagggatgctggcccatgtggactcaaggtgtcaagtgttccacagggatgctggcccatgtggactcaag gtgtcaagtgttccacagggatgctggcccatgtggactcaaggtgtcaagtgttccacagggatgctggcccatgtggactcaag gtgtcaagtgttccacagggatgctggcccatgtggactcaaggtgtcaagtgttccacagggatgctggcctatgtggactcaacaaggtgtcaagtgttccacagggatgctggcctatgtggactcaacaaggtgtcaagtgttccacagggatgctggcccatgtggactcaacaaggtgtcaagtgttccacagggatgctggcccatgtggactcaacaaggtgtcaagtgttccacagggatgctggcccatgtggactcaacaaggtgtcaagtgttccacagggatgctggcccatgtggactcaacaaggtgtcaagtgttccacagggatgctggcccatgtggactcaacaaggtgtcaagtgttccacagggatgctggcccatgtggactcaaggtgtcaagtgttccacagggatgctggcccatgtggactcaaggtgtcaagtgttccacagggatgctggcccatgtggactcaaggtgtcaagtgttccacagggatgctggcccatgtggactcaacaaggtgtcaagtgttccacagggatgctggcctatgtggactcaacaaggtgtcaagtgttccacagggatgctggcccatgtggactcaag gtgtcaagtgttccacagggatgctggcccatgtggactcaaggtgtcaagtgttccacagggatgctggcccatgtggactcaaggtgtcaagtgttccacagggatgctggcccatgtggactcaacaaggtgtcaagtgttccacagggatgctggcctatgtggactccaatgcttcccacagttatcAAGtcggctggatgtcttttggctGGGGGATTATTCTCGGGGAAGTGTTGAACATGAAGAACCCAGCAGTGGTGCAGTTCTGGACACTCAacccggtgcgcctggcacctacagcCGTACCCCTTTCAAAGGACACTTAAATAttaaccctctgaatggcacacacataaTCTCAAGGTTTAAACAAACTTTGACCTCTCCGCTTCAACCTGtcatttga
- the LOC127909094 gene encoding uncharacterized protein LOC127909094 isoform X33: MWTQGVKCSTGMLAYVDSTRCQVFHRDAGPCGLKVSSVPQGCWPMWTQGVKCSTGMLAHVDSRCQVFHRDAGPCGLKVSSVPQGCWPMWTQGVKCSTGMLAHVDSRCQVFHRDAGPCGLKVSSVPQGCWPMWTQGVKCSTGMLAHVDSRCQVFHRDAGPCGLKVSSVPQGCWPMWTQGVKCSTGMLAYVDSTRCQVFHRDAGLCGLNKVSSVPQGCWPMWTQQGVKCSTGMLAHVDSTRCQVFHRDAGPCGLNKVSSVPQGCWPMWTQQGVKCSTGMLAHVDSTRCQVFHRDAGPCGLKVSSVPQGCWPMWTQGVKCSTGMLAHVDSRCQVFHRDAGPCGLNKVSSVPQGCWPMWTQQGVKCSTGMLAHVDSRCQVFHRDAGPCGLNKVSSVPQGCWPMWTQQGVKCSTGMLAHVDSRCQVFHRDAGPCGLKVSSVPQGCWPMWTQQGVKCSTGMLAYVDSNASHSYQVGWMSFGWGIILGEVLNMKNPAVVQFWTLNPVRLAPTAVPLSKDT; encoded by the exons atgtggactcaaggtgtcaagtgttccacagggatgctggcctatgtggactcaacaaggtgtcaagtgttccacagggatgctggcccatgtggactcaaggtgtcaagtgttccacagggatgctggcccatgtggactcaaggtgtcaagtgttccacagggatgctggcccatgtggactcaaggtgtcaagtgttccacagggatgctggcccatgtggactcaag gtgtcaagtgttccacagggatgctggcccatgtggactcaaggtgtcaagtgttccacagggatgctggcccatgtggactcaag gtgtcaagtgttccacagggatgctggcccatgtggactcaaggtgtcaagtgttccacagggatgctggcccatgtggactcaag gtgtcaagtgttccacagggatgctggcccatgtggactcaaggtgtcaagtgttccacagggatgctggcccatgtggactcaag gtgtcaagtgttccacagggatgctggcccatgtggactcaaggtgtcaagtgttccacagggatgctggcctatgtggactcaacaaggtgtcaagtgttccacagggatgctggcctatgtggactcaacaaggtgtcaagtgttccacagggatgctggcccatgtggactcaacaaggtgtcaagtgttccacagggatgctggcccatgtggactcaacaaggtgtcaagtgttccacagggatgctggcccatgtggactcaacaaggtgtcaagtgttccacagggatgctggcccatgtggactcaacaaggtgtcaagtgttccacagggatgctggcccatgtggactcaacaaggtgtcaagtgttccacagggatgctggcccatgtggactcaaggtgtcaagtgttccacagggatgctggcccatgtggactcaaggtgtcaagtgttccacagggatgctggcccatgtggactcaaggtgtcaagtgttccacagggatgctggcccatgtggactcaacaaggtgtcaagtgttccacagggatgctggcctatgtggactcaacaaggtgtcaagtgttccacagggatgctggcccatgtggactcaaggtgtcaagtgttccacagggatgctggcccatgtggactcaacaaggtgtcaagtgttccacagggatgctggcccatgtggactcaacaaggtgtcaagtgttccacagggatgctggcccatgtggactcaaggtgtcaagtgttccacagggatgctggcccatgtggactcaaggtgtcaagtgttccacagggatgctggcccatgtggactcaacaaggtgtcaagtgttccacagggatgctggcctatgtggactccaatgcttcccacagttatcAAGtcggctggatgtcttttggctGGGGGATTATTCTCGGGGAAGTGTTGAACATGAAGAACCCAGCAGTGGTGCAGTTCTGGACACTCAacccggtgcgcctggcacctacagcCGTACCCCTTTCAAAGGACACTTAA
- the LOC127909094 gene encoding uncharacterized protein LOC127909094 isoform X34: MWTQGVKCSTGMLAHVDSRCQVFHRDAGPCGLKVSSVPQGCWPMWTQGVKCSTGMLAHVDSRCQVFHRDAGPCGLKVSSVPQGCWPMWTQGVKCSTGMLAHVDSRCQVFHRDAGPCGLKVSSVPQGCWPMWTQGVKCSTGMLAHVDSRCQVFHRDAGPCGLKVSSVPQGCWPMWTQGVKCSTGMLAYVDSTRCQVFHRDAGLCGLNKVSSVPQGCWPMWTQQGVKCSTGMLAHVDSTRCQVFHRDAGPCGLNKVSSVPQGCWPMWTQQGVKCSTGMLAHVDSTRCQVFHRDAGPCGLKVSSVPQGCWPMWTQGVKCSTGMLAHVDSRCQVFHRDAGPCGLNKVSSVPQGCWPMWTQQGVKCSTGMLAHVDSRCQVFHRDAGPCGLNKVSSVPQGCWPMWTQQGVKCSTGMLAHVDSRCQVFHRDAGPCGLKVSSVPQGCWPMWTQQGVKCSTGMLAYVDSNASHSYQVGWMSFGWGIILGEVLNMKNPAVVQFWTLNPVRLAPTAVPLSKDT; this comes from the exons atgtggactcaag gtgtcaagtgttccacagggatgctggcccatgtggactcaaggtgtcaagtgttccacagggatgctggcccatgtggactcaaggtgtcaagtgttccacagggatgctggcccatgtggactcaaggtgtcaagtgttccacagggatgctggcccatgtggactcaaggtgtcaagtgttccacagggatgctggcccatgtggactcaag gtgtcaagtgttccacagggatgctggcccatgtggactcaaggtgtcaagtgttccacagggatgctggcccatgtggactcaag gtgtcaagtgttccacagggatgctggcccatgtggactcaaggtgtcaagtgttccacagggatgctggcccatgtggactcaag gtgtcaagtgttccacagggatgctggcccatgtggactcaaggtgtcaagtgttccacagggatgctggcccatgtggactcaag gtgtcaagtgttccacagggatgctggcccatgtggactcaaggtgtcaagtgttccacagggatgctggcctatgtggactcaacaaggtgtcaagtgttccacagggatgctggcctatgtggactcaacaaggtgtcaagtgttccacagggatgctggcccatgtggactcaacaaggtgtcaagtgttccacagggatgctggcccatgtggactcaacaaggtgtcaagtgttccacagggatgctggcccatgtggactcaacaaggtgtcaagtgttccacagggatgctggcccatgtggactcaacaaggtgtcaagtgttccacagggatgctggcccatgtggactcaacaaggtgtcaagtgttccacagggatgctggcccatgtggactcaaggtgtcaagtgttccacagggatgctggcccatgtggactcaaggtgtcaagtgttccacagggatgctggcccatgtggactcaaggtgtcaagtgttccacagggatgctggcccatgtggactcaacaaggtgtcaagtgttccacagggatgctggcctatgtggactcaacaaggtgtcaagtgttccacagggatgctggcccatgtggactcaaggtgtcaagtgttccacagggatgctggcccatgtggactcaacaaggtgtcaagtgttccacagggatgctggcccatgtggactcaacaaggtgtcaagtgttccacagggatgctggcccatgtggactcaaggtgtcaagtgttccacagggatgctggcccatgtggactcaaggtgtcaagtgttccacagggatgctggcccatgtggactcaacaaggtgtcaagtgttccacagggatgctggcctatgtggactccaatgcttcccacagttatcAAGtcggctggatgtcttttggctGGGGGATTATTCTCGGGGAAGTGTTGAACATGAAGAACCCAGCAGTGGTGCAGTTCTGGACACTCAacccggtgcgcctggcacctacagcCGTACCCCTTTCAAAGGACACTTAA
- the LOC127909094 gene encoding uncharacterized protein LOC127909094 isoform X39: MWTQGVKCSTGMLAYVDSTRCQVFHRDAGPCGLKVSSVPQGCWPMWTQGVKCSTGMLAHVDSRCQVFHRDAGPCGLKVSSVPQGCWPMWTQGVKCSTGMLAYVDSTRCQVFHRDAGPCGLKVSSVPQGCWPMWTQQGVKCSTGMLAYVDSTRCQVFHRDAGPCGLKVSSVPQGCWPMWTQQGVKCSTGMLAHVDSRCQVFHRDAGPCGLKVSSVPQGCWPMWTQGVKCSTGMLAHVDSRCQVFHRDAGPCGLKVSSVPQGCWPMWTQGVKCSTGMLAHVDSRCQVFHRDAGPCGLKVSSVPQGCWPMWTQQGVKCSTGMLAYVDSTRCQVFHRDAGPCGLKVSSVPQGCWPMWTQQGVKCSTGMLAHVDSTRCQVFHRDAGPCGLKVSSVPQGCWPMWTQGVKCSTGMLAHVDSTRCQVFHRDAGLCGLQCFPQLSSRLDVFWLGDYSRGSVEHEEPSSGAVLDTQPGAPGTYSRTPFKGHLNINPLNGTHIISRFKQTLTSPLQPVI, encoded by the exons atgtggactcaaggtgtcaagtgttccacagggatgctggcctatgtggactcaacaaggtgtcaagtgttccacagggatgctggcccatgtggactcaaggtgtcaagtgttccacagggatgctggcccatgtggactcaaggtgtcaagtgttccacagggatgctggcccatgtggactcaaggtgtcaagtgttccacagggatgctggcccatgtggactcaaggtgtcaagtgttccacagggatgctggcccatgtggactcaaggtgtcaagtgttccacagggatgctggcctatgtggactcaacaaggtgtcaagtgttccacagggatgctggcccatgtggactcaaggtgtcaagtgttccacagggatgctggcccatgtggactcaacaaggtgtcaagtgttccacagggatgctggcctatgtggactcaacaaggtgtcaagtgttccacagggatgctggcccatgtggactcaaggtgtcaagtgttccacagggatgctggcctatgtggactcaacaaggtgtcaagtgttccacagggatgctggcccatgtggactcaaggtgtcaagtgttccacagggatgctggcccatgtggactcaag gtgtcaagtgttccacagggatgctggcccatgtggactcaaggtgtcaagtgttccacagggatgctggcccatgtggactcaag gtgtcaagtgttccacagggatgctggcccatgtggactcaag gtgtcaagtgttccacagggatgctggcccatgtggactcaaggtgtcaagtgttccacagggatgctggcccatgtggactcaaggtgtcaagtgttccacagggatgctggcccatgtggactcaaggtgtcaagtgttccacagggatgctggcccatgtggactcaacaaggtgtcaagtgttccacagggatgctggcctatgtggactcaacaaggtgtcaagtgttccacagggatgctggcccatgtggactcaaggtgtcaagtgttccacagggatgctggcccatgtggactcaacaaggtgtcaagtgttccacagggatgctggcccatgtggactcaacaaggtgtcaagtgttccacagggatgctggcccatgtggactcaaggtgtcaagtgttccacagggatgctggcccatgtggactcaaggtgtcaagtgttccacagggatgctggcccatgtggactcaacaaggtgtcaagtgttccacagggatgctggcctatgtggactccaatgcttcccacagttatcAAGtcggctggatgtcttttggctGGGGGATTATTCTCGGGGAAGTGTTGAACATGAAGAACCCAGCAGTGGTGCAGTTCTGGACACTCAacccggtgcgcctggcacctacagcCGTACCCCTTTCAAAGGACACTTAAATAttaaccctctgaatggcacacacataaTCTCAAGGTTTAAACAAACTTTGACCTCTCCGCTTCAACCTGtcatttga
- the LOC127909094 gene encoding uncharacterized protein LOC127909094 isoform X37 yields MWTQGVKCSTGMLAHVDSRCQVFHRDAGPCGLKVSSVPQGCWPMWTQGVKCSTGMLAHVDSRCQVFHRDAGPCGLKVSSVPQGCWPMWTQGVKCSTGMLAHVDSRCQVFHRDAGPCGLKVSSVPQGCWPMWTQGVKCSTGMLAHVDSRCQVFHRDAGPCGLKVSSVPQGCWPMWTQQGVKCSTGMLAYVDSTRCQVFHRDAGPCGLNKVSSVPQGCWPMWTQQGVKCSTGMLAHVDSTRCQVFHRDAGPCGLNKVSSVPQGCWPMWTQQGVKCSTGMLAHVDSRCQVFHRDAGPCGLKVSSVPQGCWPMWTQGVKCSTGMLAYVDSTRCQVFHRDAGPCGLKVSSVPQGCWPMWTQQGVKCSTGMLAHVDSTRCQVFHRDAGPCGLKVSSVPQGCWPMWTQGVKCSTGMLAHVDSTRCQVFHRDAGLCGLQCFPQLSSRLDVFWLGDYSRGSVEHEEPSSGAVLDTQPGAPGTYSRTPFKGHLNINPLNGTHIISRFKQTLTSPLQPVI; encoded by the exons atgtggactcaag gtgtcaagtgttccacagggatgctggcccatgtggactcaaggtgtcaagtgttccacagggatgctggcccatgtggactcaaggtgtcaagtgttccacagggatgctggcccatgtggactcaaggtgtcaagtgttccacagggatgctggcccatgtggactcaag gtgtcaagtgttccacagggatgctggcccatgtggactcaaggtgtcaagtgttccacagggatgctggcccatgtggactcaag gtgtcaagtgttccacagggatgctggcccatgtggactcaaggtgtcaagtgttccacagggatgctggcccatgtggactcaag gtgtcaagtgttccacagggatgctggcccatgtggactcaaggtgtcaagtgttccacagggatgctggcccatgtggactcaag gtgtcaagtgttccacagggatgctggcccatgtggactcaaggtgtcaagtgttccacagggatgctggcctatgtggactcaacaaggtgtcaagtgttccacagggatgctggcctatgtggactcaacaaggtgtcaagtgttccacagggatgctggcccatgtggactcaacaaggtgtcaagtgttccacagggatgctggcccatgtggactcaacaaggtgtcaagtgttccacagggatgctggcccatgtggactcaacaaggtgtcaagtgttccacagggatgctggcccatgtggactcaacaaggtgtcaagtgttccacagggatgctggcccatgtggactcaacaaggtgtcaagtgttccacagggatgctggcccatgtggactcaaggtgtcaagtgttccacagggatgctggcccatgtggactcaaggtgtcaagtgttccacagggatgctggcccatgtggactcaag gtgtcaagtgttccacagggatgctggcctatgtggactcaacaaggtgtcaagtgttccacagggatgctggcccatgtggactcaaggtgtcaagtgttccacagggatgctggcccatgtggactcaacaaggtgtcaagtgttccacagggatgctggcccatgtggactcaacaaggtgtcaagtgttccacagggatgctggcccatgtggactcaaggtgtcaagtgttccacagggatgctggcccatgtggactcaaggtgtcaagtgttccacagggatgctggcccatgtggactcaacaaggtgtcaagtgttccacagggatgctggcctatgtggactccaatgcttcccacagttatcAAGtcggctggatgtcttttggctGGGGGATTATTCTCGGGGAAGTGTTGAACATGAAGAACCCAGCAGTGGTGCAGTTCTGGACACTCAacccggtgcgcctggcacctacagcCGTACCCCTTTCAAAGGACACTTAAATAttaaccctctgaatggcacacacataaTCTCAAGGTTTAAACAAACTTTGACCTCTCCGCTTCAACCTGtcatttga
- the LOC127909094 gene encoding uncharacterized protein LOC127909094 isoform X4: MWTQGVKCSTGMLAYVDSTRCQVFHRDAGPCGLKVSSVPQGCWPMWTQGVKCSTGMLAHVDSRCQVFHRDAGPCGLKVSSVPQGCWPMWTQGVKCSTGMLAYVDSTRCQVFHRDAGPCGLKVSSVPQGCWPMWTQQGVKCSTGMLAYVDSTRCQVFHRDAGPCGLKVSSVPQGCWPMWTQGVKCSTGMLAHVDSRCQVFHRDAGPCGLKVSSVPQGCWPMWTQGVKCSTGMLAHVDSRCQVFHRDAGPCGLKVSSVPQGCWPMWTQGVKCSTGMLAYVDSTRCQVFHRDAGLCGLNKVSSVPQGCWPMWTQQGVKCSTGMLAHVDSTRCQVFHRDAGPCGLNKVSSVPQGCWPMWTQQGVKCSTGMLAHVDSTRCQVFHRDAGPCGLKVSSVPQGCWPMWTQGVKCSTGMLAHVDSRCQVFHRDAGPCGLNKVSSVPQGCWPMWTQQGVKCSTGMLAHVDSRCQVFHRDAGPCGLNKVSSVPQGCWPMWTQQGVKCSTGMLAHVDSRCQVFHRDAGPCGLKVSSVPQGCWPMWTQQGVKCSTGMLAYVDSNASHSYQVGWMSFGWGIILGEVLNMKNPAVVQFWTLNPVRLAPTAVPLSKDT, from the exons atgtggactcaaggtgtcaagtgttccacagggatgctggcctatgtggactcaacaaggtgtcaagtgttccacagggatgctggcccatgtggactcaaggtgtcaagtgttccacagggatgctggcccatgtggactcaaggtgtcaagtgttccacagggatgctggcccatgtggactcaaggtgtcaagtgttccacagggatgctggcccatgtggactcaaggtgtcaagtgttccacagggatgctggcccatgtggactcaaggtgtcaagtgttccacagggatgctggcctatgtggactcaacaaggtgtcaagtgttccacagggatgctggcccatgtggactcaaggtgtcaagtgttccacagggatgctggcccatgtggactcaacaaggtgtcaagtgttccacagggatgctggcctatgtggactcaacaaggtgtcaagtgttccacagggatgctggcccatgtggactcaag gtgtcaagtgttccacagggatgctggcccatgtggactcaaggtgtcaagtgttccacagggatgctggcccatgtggactcaag gtgtcaagtgttccacagggatgctggcccatgtggactcaaggtgtcaagtgttccacagggatgctggcccatgtggactcaag gtgtcaagtgttccacagggatgctggcccatgtggactcaaggtgtcaagtgttccacagggatgctggcccatgtggactcaag gtgtcaagtgttccacagggatgctggcccatgtggactcaaggtgtcaagtgttccacagggatgctggcctatgtggactcaacaaggtgtcaagtgttccacagggatgctggcctatgtggactcaacaaggtgtcaagtgttccacagggatgctggcccatgtggactcaacaaggtgtcaagtgttccacagggatgctggcccatgtggactcaacaaggtgtcaagtgttccacagggatgctggcccatgtggactcaacaaggtgtcaagtgttccacagggatgctggcccatgtggactcaacaaggtgtcaagtgttccacagggatgctggcccatgtggactcaacaaggtgtcaagtgttccacagggatgctggcccatgtggactcaaggtgtcaagtgttccacagggatgctggcccatgtggactcaaggtgtcaagtgttccacagggatgctggcccatgtggactcaaggtgtcaagtgttccacagggatgctggcccatgtggactcaacaaggtgtcaagtgttccacagggatgctggcctatgtggactcaacaaggtgtcaagtgttccacagggatgctggcccatgtggactcaaggtgtcaagtgttccacagggatgctggcccatgtggactcaacaaggtgtcaagtgttccacagggatgctggcccatgtggactcaacaaggtgtcaagtgttccacagggatgctggcccatgtggactcaaggtgtcaagtgttccacagggatgctggcccatgtggactcaaggtgtcaagtgttccacagggatgctggcccatgtggactcaacaaggtgtcaagtgttccacagggatgctggcctatgtggactccaatgcttcccacagttatcAAGtcggctggatgtcttttggctGGGGGATTATTCTCGGGGAAGTGTTGAACATGAAGAACCCAGCAGTGGTGCAGTTCTGGACACTCAacccggtgcgcctggcacctacagcCGTACCCCTTTCAAAGGACACTTAA